The Aggregatilinea lenta genome includes a region encoding these proteins:
- a CDS encoding SDR family NAD(P)-dependent oxidoreductase, translating to MDLELQGKVAVITGGSVGIGLAVAEGLAREGVHLALCARNEERVQARAGEIAQKYGVKAIGVQANVAQPGDVDRFVATVEAEFDAGVDILINNAGTGSEETIMDASDERWQYYWDLHVMAAVRLSRGLVPLMRKRGGGAIINNASICASQPLYYEPIYNTTKAALVMFSKCLANELVGDNIRVNTINPGLVLTPDWMKTATLLTENEPTTPEEYLDKIAKDNAPIGRFATPEEVADFFVFLCSPRASYCIGSTYYVDGGWLKVIT from the coding sequence ATGGACCTCGAATTACAGGGCAAAGTGGCCGTGATCACCGGCGGCAGCGTCGGGATCGGGCTGGCGGTGGCGGAAGGGCTGGCGCGTGAGGGCGTGCATCTGGCGCTGTGCGCGCGCAACGAGGAGCGCGTTCAGGCCAGAGCCGGCGAGATCGCGCAGAAGTACGGCGTGAAGGCCATCGGCGTGCAGGCGAACGTGGCGCAGCCGGGGGACGTGGATCGCTTCGTCGCGACGGTTGAGGCCGAGTTCGACGCGGGCGTGGACATCCTGATCAACAACGCGGGCACCGGCAGCGAAGAAACGATCATGGACGCGTCCGACGAGCGCTGGCAGTACTACTGGGATCTGCACGTGATGGCGGCGGTGCGGTTGTCGCGCGGCCTCGTGCCGCTGATGCGCAAGCGCGGCGGCGGGGCGATCATCAACAACGCGTCGATCTGCGCGTCGCAGCCATTGTACTACGAGCCGATCTACAACACGACCAAAGCCGCGCTGGTGATGTTTTCGAAGTGCCTCGCCAACGAGCTGGTGGGCGACAACATCCGCGTGAACACGATTAATCCAGGGCTGGTTCTGACGCCGGACTGGATGAAGACGGCGACGCTGCTCACCGAAAACGAGCCAACCACACCCGAAGAATACCTCGACAAGATCGCCAAGGATAACGCCCCGATCGGGCGCTTCGCCACGCCTGAAGAAGTGGCCGACTTCTTTGTCTTTTTGTGTTCGCCGCGCGCCAGTTACTGTATCGGCTCCACCTACTACGTGGACGGCGGATGGCTCAAGGTCATCACGTGA
- a CDS encoding Zn-dependent hydrolase: MLHINGPRLLDDLHALATIGATADGGVSRTALSESDRAGRAWFRQRAQDAGLRSSDDGAGNLSAVLGESGPTILTGSHLDSVPDGGRYDGALGVLCALEALRTIAEAGIDLPVRLEAISFTDEEGAVFSMLGSRALTGSLTREALASAAGMLGAAGLTPDSIVAAGRDARDYLAFVEVHVEQGTRLEQRGIDLGAVTHIVGIRDFWLTFAGQAAHSGTTSMDRRADALWGASAFVQAAKSLTMDRFSPGVVNCGSLTVTPGAHNIVPGRARLALEFRHGTAAQLDEMENAVLALADDAARQHGLTLTVEALGGVAPAALDERVIAAIETSADALGLSHTRLMSFAGHDTQNLSRFTPSAMFFVPSVGGISHNPREFTHDRDVINAGNVLLHTLLRLAEHSPQPPH; the protein is encoded by the coding sequence CGGACCGCGGCTTCTGGACGACCTCCATGCGCTGGCGACCATCGGCGCGACGGCGGACGGCGGCGTGTCGCGCACGGCGCTATCGGAGTCGGACCGGGCCGGGCGGGCGTGGTTCCGGCAGCGCGCGCAGGACGCCGGGCTGCGCTCCAGTGACGACGGCGCGGGCAATCTATCCGCCGTGCTCGGCGAGAGCGGCCCCACGATCCTGACGGGATCGCACCTGGATAGCGTGCCGGACGGTGGGCGCTACGACGGCGCGCTGGGCGTGCTGTGCGCGCTGGAAGCGCTGCGCACGATCGCGGAGGCCGGGATCGATCTGCCCGTGCGGCTGGAAGCGATCTCGTTCACCGACGAGGAAGGCGCCGTCTTCAGCATGTTAGGCAGCCGCGCGCTAACCGGGAGCCTGACCCGCGAGGCGCTGGCGTCCGCAGCGGGCATGCTCGGTGCCGCCGGGCTGACGCCGGATTCGATCGTGGCGGCGGGGCGCGACGCGCGGGACTACCTCGCGTTCGTCGAGGTCCACGTCGAGCAGGGCACGCGCCTCGAACAGCGCGGGATCGACCTCGGCGCGGTGACGCACATCGTCGGCATCCGGGACTTCTGGCTGACCTTCGCCGGGCAGGCGGCGCATTCCGGTACGACGTCGATGGACCGGCGCGCGGACGCCCTCTGGGGTGCATCGGCCTTCGTGCAGGCGGCAAAATCGCTGACGATGGACCGCTTTTCGCCCGGCGTGGTGAACTGCGGCAGTCTGACCGTCACGCCCGGCGCGCATAACATCGTACCGGGCCGGGCGCGGCTGGCGCTCGAATTCCGGCACGGCACCGCCGCCCAACTGGACGAGATGGAAAACGCCGTGCTCGCACTGGCGGACGATGCTGCGCGGCAGCACGGCCTGACGCTGACGGTCGAGGCGCTGGGCGGCGTCGCGCCCGCCGCGCTGGACGAGCGCGTGATCGCGGCCATCGAGACGTCGGCGGACGCGCTCGGCCTATCGCATACACGCCTGATGAGCTTCGCCGGGCACGATACGCAAAACCTGAGCCGCTTCACGCCCAGCGCGATGTTCTTCGTGCCGTCGGTGGGCGGCATCAGCCACAACCCAAGAGAGTTCACGCACGACCGGGACGTGATCAACGCGGGAAACGTGCTGCTGCACACGCTGCTGCGGTTGGCCGAGCATTCCCCGCAGCCGCCGCATTAA